Proteins found in one Campylobacter lari genomic segment:
- a CDS encoding META domain-containing protein — protein sequence MKKIITLSITSLAIFSGCSVANLSTDDLQNKEFTISSYEANGKSYELPQNSKASISFDNKDKRLFGIAGCNRFFGGYKDQGNSIKIEDNLASTKMLCDQESMKFEDNFLRNFNGDFQITSNDDGIILENKKMKVYLK from the coding sequence ATGAAAAAAATAATTACATTAAGTATAACAAGTTTAGCTATTTTTAGTGGGTGTTCTGTGGCAAATTTAAGCACAGATGATTTACAAAATAAAGAATTTACTATAAGCTCTTATGAAGCTAACGGAAAAAGTTATGAACTTCCTCAAAATTCTAAAGCAAGTATTAGTTTTGATAATAAAGACAAAAGACTTTTTGGAATAGCAGGATGTAATAGATTTTTTGGTGGCTATAAAGATCAAGGAAACAGCATTAAAATAGAAGATAATCTTGCATCAACAAAAATGCTTTGCGATCAAGAGTCTATGAAATTTGAAGATAATTTCTTAAGAAATTTCAACGGAGATTTTCAAATTACTAGCAATGATGATGGAATTATTTTGGAAAATAAAAAAATGAAAGTATATTTAAAATAA
- the nusB gene encoding transcription antitermination factor NusB, giving the protein MATRHQVRQSIVSLLYAAQLNQENEDFINEFLDEKKIRNDQRKFTLDLYNGINEQLAFLDEKINECLKEHKLDGVANIEKAILRLGAYEILFTSTQKAIIINEAIELAKEMAGDNAPKFINGVLDKINKEVQ; this is encoded by the coding sequence ATGGCTACTAGACATCAAGTAAGACAAAGTATAGTTTCTTTGCTTTATGCAGCACAGTTAAATCAAGAAAATGAAGATTTTATCAATGAATTTTTAGATGAAAAAAAAATTCGCAATGACCAAAGAAAATTCACTCTAGATTTATATAATGGCATTAATGAGCAACTTGCATTTCTTGATGAGAAAATTAATGAATGTTTAAAAGAGCATAAATTAGATGGGGTAGCTAATATAGAAAAGGCTATTTTGCGTTTGGGTGCTTATGAGATTTTATTTACTTCTACACAAAAAGCGATTATCATCAATGAAGCTATAGAGCTTGCAAAAGAAATGGCAGGAGATAATGCTCCTAAATTTATCAATGGGGTGTTAGATAAAATCAACAAGGAAGTGCAATGA
- the kdsA gene encoding 3-deoxy-8-phosphooctulonate synthase has product MKKMILIAGPCVIENEELVFKVAQELECFLKDDRIDFYFKSSFDKANRTSINSFRGPGLEKGLEILQKVKDKFGMQILTDIHESSQASIAAEVVDVLQIPAFLCRQTDLLVAAAKTKAKVNVKKGQFLNPEDIKYSVAKILQTRGINEEGFEIAKENGVFVAERGSSFGYGNLVVDMRSLVIMRKYAPVVFDATHSVQMPGANGGSSGGKSEFVEPLARAAASVGVDGFFFETHIEPCKALCDGPNMLDLSRLKNCVNTLLKIQEII; this is encoded by the coding sequence ATGAAAAAAATGATACTAATAGCAGGACCTTGTGTGATAGAAAATGAAGAGCTTGTTTTTAAGGTTGCACAAGAGCTTGAATGCTTTTTAAAAGATGATAGAATTGATTTTTATTTTAAATCAAGTTTTGATAAAGCAAATAGAACTAGTATTAATAGTTTTAGGGGACCAGGTCTTGAAAAAGGCTTGGAAATTTTGCAAAAAGTTAAAGATAAATTTGGCATGCAAATTCTTACTGATATTCATGAGAGTTCTCAAGCAAGTATTGCAGCTGAGGTTGTAGATGTTTTACAAATTCCAGCTTTTTTGTGTAGACAAACTGATTTATTAGTAGCTGCTGCCAAAACAAAAGCTAAGGTAAATGTAAAAAAAGGTCAATTTTTAAATCCTGAAGATATTAAATACAGCGTAGCTAAAATTTTACAAACTAGAGGCATTAACGAAGAAGGTTTTGAAATAGCCAAAGAAAATGGTGTTTTTGTAGCTGAGAGAGGTTCTAGTTTTGGCTATGGAAATTTAGTTGTAGATATGAGAAGTTTGGTTATCATGAGAAAATATGCTCCGGTTGTTTTTGATGCTACTCATAGTGTGCAAATGCCAGGGGCAAATGGTGGAAGTAGTGGAGGCAAAAGTGAATTTGTAGAGCCTTTAGCAAGAGCTGCGGCTAGTGTAGGTGTGGATGGATTTTTCTTTGAAACACACATTGAACCTTGTAAGGCTTTGTGTGATGGACCAAATATGCTTGATCTTTCAAGACTTAAAAACTGCGTAAATACGCTTTTAAAAATTCAAGAAATTATTTAA
- the purH gene encoding bifunctional phosphoribosylaminoimidazolecarboxamide formyltransferase/IMP cyclohydrolase, translating to MKALISVSDKEGVVEFANELVKLGFELLSTGGTYKLLKENNLQVQEVSDFTQSPEMFEGRVKTLHPKIHGGILYKREDENHQKQAKEHNIESIDLLCVNLYPFKKTTILTQDFDEIVENIDIGGPAMIRSGAKNFKNVIVVCDILDYDKIIQALKDNTLDLDFRRALMIKAYEHTANYDAYIANYMNERFNGGFGASKFIVGQKVFNTRYGENPHQKGALYEFDDFFTHNFTTLKGEASFNNLTDINAALNLASAFDKAPAVAIVKHANACGFAIKENLLQSYIHALKCDTLSAYGGVVAINGTLDKELAQKINEIYIEVIIAANVDDDALEVFKDKKRIKIFTQKAPFLTRAYDKYDFKHIDGGFVYQDSDEVREDELKNAVLKSERKASEQELKDLEIAMKIAAFTKSNNVVYVKNGAMVAIGMGMTSRIDAAKAAINKAKEMGLDLNGCVLASEAFFPFRDSIDEASKIGVKAIIEPGGSIRDEDIIQAANEYGIALYFSGIRHFLH from the coding sequence ATGAAAGCACTAATTAGTGTCAGTGATAAAGAAGGAGTGGTAGAATTTGCTAATGAGCTTGTAAAATTAGGTTTTGAGCTTTTATCTACCGGAGGCACTTATAAGCTTTTAAAAGAAAACAACCTGCAAGTACAAGAAGTTAGTGATTTTACTCAAAGTCCTGAAATGTTTGAAGGACGTGTAAAAACCTTACACCCAAAAATTCATGGTGGAATTTTATACAAAAGAGAAGATGAAAATCATCAAAAGCAAGCTAAAGAGCATAATATAGAAAGCATAGACTTGCTTTGTGTGAATTTATATCCTTTCAAAAAAACTACAATTTTAACCCAAGATTTTGATGAGATTGTAGAAAATATCGATATCGGTGGTCCTGCTATGATACGTAGCGGTGCAAAAAATTTCAAAAATGTCATTGTAGTTTGTGATATTTTAGATTATGATAAAATCATACAAGCTTTAAAAGATAATACTTTAGATCTTGATTTTAGAAGAGCATTGATGATTAAAGCTTATGAGCATACAGCAAATTATGATGCTTATATAGCAAATTATATGAACGAGCGTTTTAATGGTGGTTTTGGTGCAAGTAAATTTATTGTTGGTCAAAAAGTATTTAATACAAGATATGGAGAAAACCCTCATCAAAAAGGTGCTTTATATGAATTTGATGACTTTTTCACACACAATTTTACAACCTTAAAAGGCGAGGCAAGTTTTAACAATCTAACCGATATTAACGCAGCTTTAAACTTAGCAAGCGCTTTTGATAAAGCTCCAGCAGTAGCCATTGTAAAACATGCAAATGCTTGCGGATTTGCCATAAAAGAAAACTTACTACAAAGTTATATCCATGCACTTAAATGCGATACCTTGAGTGCTTATGGCGGTGTTGTAGCTATCAATGGAACCTTAGATAAAGAATTAGCACAAAAAATCAATGAAATTTATATAGAAGTAATTATTGCAGCAAATGTAGATGATGATGCTTTGGAAGTATTTAAAGATAAAAAGCGTATTAAAATCTTTACACAAAAAGCGCCATTTCTAACTAGAGCTTATGACAAATATGATTTTAAACATATAGATGGTGGTTTTGTATATCAAGATAGTGATGAAGTTAGAGAAGATGAATTAAAAAATGCAGTGTTAAAAAGTGAAAGAAAAGCTAGTGAACAAGAATTAAAAGATCTTGAAATAGCTATGAAAATTGCTGCATTTACCAAATCAAATAACGTAGTTTATGTAAAAAATGGCGCTATGGTGGCTATTGGTATGGGTATGACAAGTCGTATTGATGCAGCTAAAGCAGCTATTAATAAAGCTAAAGAAATGGGACTTGATTTAAATGGTTGTGTTTTAGCTAGCGAGGCTTTCTTTCCATTTAGAGATAGCATAGATGAGGCTAGCAAAATAGGAGTAAAGGCTATCATCGAACCAGGTGGAAGTATAAGAGATGAGGATATCATTCAAGCTGCTAATGAATATGGTATTGCATTATATTTTAGCGGCATAAGACACTTTTTACATTAA
- the mnmE gene encoding tRNA uridine-5-carboxymethylaminomethyl(34) synthesis GTPase MnmE, which translates to MNDTIAAIATAHGVGSISIIRISGEKALELALKITRKKELTPRYAHLCKLYKNNNDFLDEALVIYFKAPYSFTGEDIVEFQLHGGFSLSEILLDELILAGVRLANPGEFSKRACLNGKMDLLKALSIQDAIMSKSTSAANIIAKNIKGDLSKFLNTIRIDLVQTLAFVETSIDYADDDLPQDLLDQIITMCEKNSKLLRDIVDISLSKKGLIEGFKVAIIGKPNAGKSSLLNSLLAFDRAIVSNIAGTTRDRIEESLKIGSHLIKIIDTAGIRNADDEIEKIGVNLSYESIKEADIIIAVFDGSKEFEEEDERILQALKNCDKKIIYVLNKSDLTTKFKHEISTSCIRICAQKNTQAIKENLNEYLNTLDGDGMLISNTLILNACKNASEAILRARDLLKESSLELFAFELNLAIGEIAQFTKDFERDEILDAMFSNFCLGK; encoded by the coding sequence ATGAATGACACGATAGCAGCTATTGCCACAGCCCATGGAGTGGGCTCTATAAGTATCATTCGAATAAGTGGAGAAAAAGCTTTAGAACTTGCATTAAAAATTACCCGCAAAAAAGAACTAACACCACGCTATGCGCATTTATGCAAACTTTATAAAAACAACAATGACTTTTTAGATGAAGCTTTAGTAATCTATTTTAAAGCACCCTATTCTTTTACAGGAGAAGATATAGTAGAATTTCAACTTCATGGCGGTTTTTCTTTGAGTGAAATTTTACTTGATGAGCTTATTTTAGCAGGAGTGCGTCTTGCTAACCCTGGTGAATTTAGTAAAAGAGCTTGCTTAAATGGTAAAATGGATCTTTTAAAAGCTCTAAGTATACAAGATGCCATCATGTCAAAATCAACAAGTGCTGCAAATATCATAGCAAAAAATATTAAAGGTGATTTAAGCAAATTTTTAAATACTATTAGAATAGATCTTGTTCAAACCCTTGCTTTTGTAGAAACTAGCATTGATTATGCAGATGATGATTTACCACAAGATTTACTTGATCAAATCATCACTATGTGTGAAAAAAATTCAAAACTTTTACGCGATATAGTAGATATTTCTTTAAGTAAAAAAGGACTCATAGAAGGCTTTAAAGTTGCTATTATCGGTAAGCCAAATGCAGGAAAAAGTTCCTTGTTAAATTCACTTTTGGCTTTTGATAGGGCTATTGTTTCTAATATTGCAGGTACCACAAGAGATCGTATTGAGGAAAGTTTAAAAATAGGCTCGCATTTAATCAAAATCATCGACACAGCAGGTATAAGAAATGCAGATGATGAAATAGAAAAAATCGGAGTTAATTTAAGCTATGAAAGCATTAAAGAAGCAGATATCATCATAGCTGTTTTTGATGGATCTAAAGAATTCGAAGAAGAAGATGAGCGTATTTTACAAGCTTTAAAAAATTGCGATAAAAAAATCATTTATGTTTTAAACAAAAGTGATCTGACTACCAAATTTAAACATGAAATTAGCACTTCTTGTATACGCATTTGTGCTCAAAAAAACACCCAAGCCATTAAGGAAAATTTAAATGAATACTTAAATACTTTAGATGGTGATGGAATGCTAATTAGCAATACCTTAATACTCAATGCCTGCAAGAATGCTAGCGAAGCTATTTTGCGCGCAAGAGATTTATTAAAAGAAAGTTCTTTAGAACTTTTTGCTTTTGAACTAAATTTAGCCATAGGAGAGATAGCCCAATTTACAAAAGATTTTGAAAGAGATGAAATTTTAGATGCTATGTTTAGTAATTTTTGTTTAGGTAAATAA
- a CDS encoding MCP-domain signal transduction protein encodes MFKSIGAKISLAMISTLLISFIIMQIILQKDSQQTTDRISRANLDTLSTSVFQTLRMAMNLGDPAIIEQAIKEAGEIEGIKDIKIYPSKSTVELFEMQKYAKSNESIINEQFNKPEIKAVEINNDQGHYLRLIRPLIANEGCLACHANAKEGDVLGVMDMYNDLKHVDDDLASSARTYIVIFSIALLFTVFAVLYILKIVVGNPVLDLLKHAKELASGDGDLRARINIKSTDEIGKACTYINQFIEKIQNAVISTNENSQMVDKQSKLLNTNALDLANRTKEGHTKTDESYHLSEQIHTELQDLAELSNNANKANTKSFEVLNAMLDSLNQVVDKVRVVAENEDVLSQKVEVMEKQAEEIKKASDMMGEIADKTNLLSLNAGIEAARAGEFGRGFSVIAEDVRNLAQNSEEFLKNIAIVTKQLVDSINEVSKELKHNAKEINSLNQDAKDLVEGTNEVKVCNENARDLANACMQKISSTQETLQSLLDKMQETVQLSDKNEEISKILLGVAHELNVVCQNLEDELKHFHV; translated from the coding sequence ATGTTTAAAAGCATAGGTGCAAAGATATCTTTAGCAATGATTTCTACATTGCTAATTAGTTTTATTATTATGCAAATTATTTTACAAAAAGACTCTCAGCAAACGACCGATAGAATCAGCCGTGCAAATTTAGATACCTTAAGCACTTCTGTTTTTCAAACACTAAGAATGGCGATGAATTTGGGCGATCCTGCCATTATAGAACAAGCTATAAAAGAAGCAGGTGAGATAGAAGGTATAAAAGATATTAAAATTTATCCTTCCAAAAGCACCGTTGAGCTTTTTGAAATGCAAAAATATGCAAAAAGTAATGAAAGTATCATCAATGAGCAATTTAACAAGCCAGAAATTAAAGCAGTTGAAATTAATAACGATCAAGGGCATTATCTAAGACTTATACGCCCATTAATTGCTAATGAAGGATGCCTTGCTTGCCATGCAAACGCTAAAGAAGGCGATGTTTTAGGAGTTATGGATATGTATAATGACTTAAAACATGTAGATGATGATTTGGCAAGCTCAGCTAGAACTTATATTGTTATTTTTAGTATAGCTTTACTTTTTACTGTTTTTGCTGTACTTTATATTTTAAAAATAGTTGTAGGAAATCCTGTTTTAGATCTTTTAAAACATGCTAAAGAGCTAGCCAGTGGCGATGGAGATTTACGCGCAAGAATTAACATAAAAAGTACTGATGAAATAGGTAAAGCTTGTACCTATATTAATCAATTTATTGAAAAAATTCAAAATGCAGTGATTTCTACTAATGAAAACTCTCAAATGGTAGATAAGCAATCCAAGCTTTTAAATACTAATGCACTTGATCTAGCAAATAGAACAAAAGAAGGCCATACAAAAACCGATGAATCTTATCACTTAAGTGAACAAATACATACAGAACTGCAAGATCTTGCCGAACTTTCAAATAATGCAAACAAAGCAAATACAAAATCTTTTGAAGTTTTAAACGCCATGCTTGATTCGCTAAATCAGGTAGTAGATAAAGTAAGAGTGGTTGCAGAAAATGAAGATGTTTTATCTCAAAAAGTTGAAGTTATGGAAAAACAAGCAGAAGAGATTAAAAAAGCATCTGATATGATGGGAGAAATTGCCGATAAAACCAATCTTTTATCATTAAATGCAGGTATTGAAGCAGCACGTGCTGGGGAATTTGGTCGTGGATTTTCAGTTATTGCTGAAGATGTAAGAAATCTTGCTCAAAATTCGGAAGAATTTTTAAAAAATATCGCTATTGTAACCAAACAATTAGTAGATAGCATCAATGAAGTCTCCAAAGAACTAAAACATAATGCCAAAGAAATCAATTCTTTAAATCAAGATGCAAAAGATCTTGTCGAAGGAACTAATGAAGTAAAGGTTTGTAATGAAAATGCAAGAGATTTAGCAAATGCTTGTATGCAAAAAATTTCAAGCACACAAGAAACTTTACAATCATTACTTGATAAAATGCAAGAAACAGTACAATTAAGTGATAAAAATGAAGAAATTTCAAAAATTTTACTTGGTGTTGCTCATGAGTTAAATGTAGTTTGTCAAAATTTAGAAGATGAATTAAAACATTTTCATGTATAA
- the pyrF gene encoding orotidine-5'-phosphate decarboxylase encodes MKLCVAFDVASYDECINLAKELKGLDLWVKIGLRSYLRDGIKLLEAIKKEDNFKIFLDLKLYDIPNTMADACEELAKFDVDMFNIHASAGKSAMRTIMERLNTLSKRPLVLAVSALTSFDEQEFFSVYKQDIKQAVKEFSKISYESGLDGMVCSVYESLLIKENTNSNFITLTPGIRPFKENSDDQKRVADIQCAKDNLSDFIVVGRPIYKAKEPRKVCEDILEHLK; translated from the coding sequence ATGAAACTTTGCGTGGCTTTTGATGTAGCAAGTTATGATGAGTGTATAAATTTAGCTAAAGAATTAAAAGGTTTAGATCTTTGGGTTAAAATAGGACTTAGATCGTATTTAAGAGATGGAATAAAGCTTTTAGAGGCGATTAAAAAAGAGGATAATTTTAAGATCTTTTTAGATCTGAAACTTTATGATATTCCAAATACCATGGCAGATGCTTGCGAAGAGCTTGCTAAGTTTGATGTGGATATGTTCAATATCCATGCAAGTGCAGGAAAAAGCGCTATGCGTACGATTATGGAGCGTTTAAATACTTTAAGCAAAAGACCTTTAGTGCTTGCTGTGTCTGCTTTAACTAGTTTTGATGAGCAAGAATTTTTTAGTGTATATAAACAAGATATTAAACAAGCTGTTAAGGAATTTTCTAAAATTAGCTATGAAAGTGGTCTTGATGGTATGGTTTGCTCGGTATATGAAAGTTTGTTGATAAAAGAAAACACTAATTCAAATTTTATCACATTAACCCCTGGAATTCGCCCCTTTAAAGAAAATTCAGACGATCAAAAAAGAGTAGCTGATATACAGTGTGCTAAGGATAATTTGTCGGATTTTATTGTGGTTGGAAGACCTATTTATAAAGCAAAAGAACCTAGAAAGGTTTGCGAGGATATATTAGAGCATTTAAAATAA
- a CDS encoding Dna-J like membrane chaperone protein — protein sequence MLFVLLVLAILAFYWYYKTWGKDDLLGSFKKGAKSFSQGFKQGYHEERIDGFKRRLNYYVIALLAKIAKSDGRVSENEANMISQILDYNAKDSREREFLKQSFNEHKNTLNDTYEVAKELIKEVPLPQQERINILNVLVAMALIDGELNSTKKDVLKAIVKAFNLDVNILERLLNSMQTQKVGMNLQKACEILGVSENVNLQELKKRYRELAKKYHPDILNANNSDEAKIKEGVKKFQEVNESYEFLKQYIERKNQ from the coding sequence ATGCTTTTTGTTTTACTTGTATTGGCAATTTTGGCATTTTATTGGTATTATAAAACATGGGGTAAAGATGATCTTTTAGGCTCTTTTAAAAAAGGAGCTAAAAGTTTCTCTCAAGGTTTTAAACAAGGCTATCACGAAGAAAGAATTGATGGCTTTAAAAGAAGATTAAACTACTATGTTATAGCACTTTTAGCAAAAATAGCAAAAAGCGATGGCAGAGTTAGCGAAAATGAAGCTAATATGATCTCACAAATTCTTGATTACAATGCCAAAGATTCAAGAGAAAGGGAATTTTTAAAACAAAGTTTTAATGAACACAAAAACACCTTAAATGACACCTATGAAGTAGCCAAAGAACTCATCAAGGAAGTACCTTTACCTCAACAAGAAAGAATTAATATATTAAATGTTTTGGTCGCAATGGCCTTGATTGATGGAGAACTTAACAGCACCAAAAAAGATGTATTAAAAGCCATTGTCAAAGCCTTTAATCTTGATGTAAACATACTTGAGAGACTTCTAAATTCTATGCAAACTCAAAAAGTAGGTATGAATTTGCAAAAAGCATGTGAGATTTTAGGTGTAAGCGAAAATGTAAATTTACAAGAGCTTAAAAAACGCTATAGAGAACTTGCTAAAAAATATCATCCTGATATTTTAAATGCAAACAACAGCGATGAAGCGAAAATAAAAGAAGGTGTAAAAAAATTTCAAGAAGTTAATGAATCTTATGAATTTTTAAAACAATACATAGAAAGGAAAAATCAATGA
- the purL gene encoding phosphoribosylformylglycinamidine synthase subunit PurL, which translates to MDKEIIKQHKISDEEYQEILNILGREPNLLELGVISAMWSEHCSYKSSKKYLNGFPTKAPWVIQGPGENAGVIDIGKGMTAVFKVESHNHPSFIEPFAGAATGVGGILRDVFTMGARVVAGMNSLKFGNIHDEKIGKHQKYLVKGVVSGISHYGNCMGVPTIGGECAFDECFNGNILVNAFALGTCKIEDIFFAKAEGIGNPVIYVGSKTGRDGLGGAVMASDSFNESSKSLRPTVQIGDPFAEKLLMEACLELFKNDYIVGIQDMGAAGLTSSSFEMAGRSGSGMKLYLDKTPMREEGMTPYELMLSESQERMLICAKKGYEEKVIEIFNKWGLDAAIIGEVTDTGKMELFWHDELVGLIPIEPLSEKAPILDRPVAKPKYLDEIKNYQFKLNIPTQEAFEKLLADENVSNKAYIYEQFDSSVQTNTLKSDGALGANSIRIKENNCLLSMAIECNSRLNYVNPKIGAAAAVASAGRKIACSGARPLAISDCLNYGNPQNPEVMWQFAQGCEGIKLACKELNTPVVSGNVSLYNETDGVSIFPSPTIACVGVNEKAENVLKSYFSKDTSAIYLLGESKGAFGGSLIAKVLDQKVAGELEDIDFNTELKLWDVLLKANEAKLLDCANSIGIGGLAITLAKMSAKANLGIKVKTDFEDKSFIFEESPTRVILGVKNEEKFIKFANEMGVKFTKLGNLNEKDFILDDIKISLVKLQAIYFDKFNEYLG; encoded by the coding sequence ATGGATAAAGAAATTATAAAACAACACAAAATTAGCGATGAGGAATATCAAGAAATTTTAAACATACTAGGTAGAGAGCCTAATTTGCTAGAGCTTGGAGTAATTTCTGCTATGTGGAGCGAGCATTGCTCATATAAATCAAGCAAAAAATACCTTAATGGCTTTCCAACTAAAGCTCCTTGGGTAATCCAAGGTCCTGGTGAAAACGCTGGAGTAATAGATATAGGTAAAGGAATGACGGCCGTATTTAAAGTAGAAAGTCATAATCACCCAAGTTTTATAGAGCCATTTGCAGGTGCAGCTACTGGTGTGGGTGGAATTTTACGCGATGTTTTTACCATGGGTGCAAGAGTTGTTGCAGGCATGAATTCTTTAAAATTTGGCAATATCCACGATGAAAAAATAGGCAAGCATCAAAAATATTTAGTTAAAGGTGTAGTAAGTGGAATTTCACATTATGGTAACTGCATGGGTGTGCCTACTATTGGTGGAGAATGTGCTTTTGATGAATGTTTTAATGGAAATATCTTAGTTAATGCTTTTGCACTTGGAACTTGCAAAATCGAAGATATTTTTTTTGCAAAAGCTGAGGGTATAGGCAATCCTGTAATTTATGTGGGTTCAAAAACCGGTCGTGACGGACTTGGTGGAGCTGTAATGGCAAGTGATAGTTTTAATGAATCCAGTAAAAGCTTAAGACCAACTGTGCAAATTGGCGATCCATTTGCTGAAAAATTGTTAATGGAAGCTTGCTTGGAACTTTTCAAAAATGATTATATAGTTGGAATTCAAGATATGGGCGCAGCAGGACTTACTTCAAGTTCTTTTGAAATGGCAGGACGCAGTGGTAGCGGTATGAAACTTTATCTTGATAAAACTCCTATGAGAGAAGAAGGTATGACTCCTTATGAGTTAATGCTAAGTGAATCTCAAGAAAGAATGCTAATTTGTGCTAAAAAAGGCTATGAAGAAAAAGTTATTGAAATTTTTAATAAATGGGGGCTTGATGCAGCTATTATAGGTGAAGTTACCGATACTGGCAAAATGGAATTATTTTGGCATGATGAATTAGTTGGTTTAATCCCAATTGAGCCACTAAGTGAGAAAGCACCTATACTTGATAGACCTGTGGCTAAACCAAAATACTTAGATGAAATAAAAAACTATCAATTTAAGCTTAACATTCCTACTCAAGAAGCATTTGAAAAACTCCTTGCAGATGAAAATGTTAGCAATAAAGCTTATATTTATGAGCAATTTGACTCAAGCGTACAAACCAACACTTTAAAAAGCGATGGAGCTTTAGGGGCAAATAGCATTAGAATCAAAGAAAACAATTGCTTACTTTCTATGGCAATTGAGTGCAACTCAAGATTAAACTATGTAAATCCAAAAATCGGCGCAGCAGCAGCTGTTGCAAGTGCAGGAAGAAAAATAGCATGCTCAGGAGCTAGGCCTTTGGCAATTAGCGATTGTTTAAATTATGGCAACCCGCAAAACCCTGAAGTAATGTGGCAATTTGCCCAAGGTTGCGAAGGTATTAAACTAGCTTGTAAAGAACTCAATACTCCTGTAGTAAGCGGTAATGTTTCTTTATACAATGAAACCGATGGAGTAAGTATTTTTCCAAGCCCAACCATAGCTTGCGTTGGAGTAAATGAAAAAGCAGAAAATGTTTTAAAATCATATTTTAGTAAAGATACTAGCGCTATTTATTTACTTGGAGAAAGTAAGGGTGCTTTTGGTGGATCTTTAATTGCTAAAGTGCTAGATCAAAAAGTGGCAGGAGAGCTTGAAGATATAGATTTTAACACAGAATTAAAACTATGGGATGTTCTACTAAAGGCAAATGAAGCAAAATTGCTTGATTGTGCCAATAGTATTGGCATAGGTGGTCTTGCTATCACTTTAGCTAAAATGAGCGCAAAGGCAAATTTAGGTATTAAAGTAAAAACTGATTTTGAAGATAAGAGTTTTATTTTCGAAGAAAGTCCAACAAGAGTTATACTTGGTGTTAAAAATGAAGAAAAATTTATCAAATTTGCAAATGAAATGGGAGTTAAATTTACAAAACTTGGAAATTTAAATGAAAAAGATTTTATTTTAGATGATATTAAGATATCTTTAGTAAAACTACAAGCAATTTATTTTGATAAATTTAATGAATATTTAGGATAA
- the ribH gene encoding 6,7-dimethyl-8-ribityllumazine synthase yields MNIIEGNLSLKGDEKIAIINARFNHIITDRLVEGAKDAFLRHGGKEENLSLILVPGAFEIPFALKQACESKKFDGICCVGAVIRGSTPHFDYVAAETTKGIASVGLGANIPVSFGVLTTDTLEQAIERAGSKAGNKGFEAMLTVVEMLNLIQKIKA; encoded by the coding sequence ATGAATATAATAGAAGGAAATTTAAGTTTAAAAGGTGATGAAAAAATTGCAATTATCAATGCAAGATTTAATCACATTATCACAGATCGTTTAGTTGAAGGTGCTAAAGATGCTTTTTTAAGACATGGGGGTAAAGAAGAAAACTTAAGTCTTATTTTAGTGCCAGGTGCTTTTGAAATTCCTTTTGCACTAAAACAAGCTTGTGAGAGTAAAAAATTTGATGGAATTTGTTGTGTTGGAGCGGTAATTCGTGGAAGTACACCGCATTTTGATTATGTAGCGGCTGAAACTACTAAAGGTATAGCAAGCGTAGGACTTGGAGCTAATATACCTGTAAGTTTTGGAGTTTTAACAACTGATACTTTAGAGCAAGCTATAGAAAGAGCGGGTAGTAAAGCAGGCAATAAAGGTTTTGAAGCTATGCTTACTGTGGTTGAAATGCTTAATTTAATTCAAAAAATTAAGGCTTAA